From Micromonospora rhizosphaerae, the proteins below share one genomic window:
- a CDS encoding alpha/beta fold hydrolase has translation MPEHLELRLPDDVRLHVEATGPRDAEVTVILLHGWTLDGRAWHHQLAHLRERFGDRVRVVSYDARGHGRSSCMPLRTATLAQLGDDLAAVVDEVAPTGRVVLVGHSMGGMTVMEYAHRHPAHFAARTTGLVFVSTTAEGHTHTVYGLSPRIARLIRLAETTGAGVLARCGSWRPPRALLRALRPSIRWMLFGDRSEAADIRLVTSAVARASLRSIGGFRASIGAQHRLDTLAELAHLPAAALVGDRDRLTPPPCAESIAAALPTTELTVCPGAGHMLMMERPDEVNAALTGVLRQVLERPGLGGARTGTGDAPAAGVGTAG, from the coding sequence ATGCCGGAGCACCTGGAGCTACGGCTTCCCGACGACGTACGCCTGCACGTCGAGGCGACCGGGCCGCGCGACGCCGAAGTCACCGTGATCCTGCTGCACGGCTGGACGCTGGACGGGCGGGCCTGGCACCATCAGCTCGCCCACCTGCGGGAACGCTTCGGCGACCGGGTCCGCGTGGTCAGCTACGACGCCCGGGGGCACGGCCGGTCCAGCTGCATGCCGCTGCGCACGGCCACCCTGGCCCAGCTCGGCGACGACCTGGCCGCGGTGGTCGACGAGGTCGCCCCGACCGGTCGGGTGGTGCTCGTCGGGCACTCGATGGGTGGGATGACCGTGATGGAGTACGCCCACCGCCACCCGGCGCACTTCGCCGCCCGCACCACCGGCCTGGTCTTCGTTTCCACCACCGCCGAGGGGCACACGCACACCGTCTACGGGCTGTCGCCGCGGATCGCCCGGTTGATCCGGCTCGCCGAGACCACCGGCGCCGGGGTGCTGGCCCGGTGCGGGTCCTGGCGCCCGCCCCGGGCGCTGCTGCGCGCGTTGCGACCCAGCATCCGCTGGATGCTCTTCGGGGACCGCTCCGAAGCGGCCGACATCCGGCTGGTCACCTCCGCGGTGGCCCGTGCCTCGCTGCGCTCGATCGGCGGGTTCCGCGCCTCCATCGGGGCCCAGCACCGGCTGGACACCCTCGCCGAGCTGGCCCACCTACCGGCCGCCGCGCTGGTCGGCGACCGGGACCGGCTCACCCCGCCGCCGTGCGCGGAGTCGATCGCTGCGGCGCTGCCGACCACCGAGCTGACCGTCTGCCCGGGCGCCGGGCACATGCTGATGATGGAACGGCCGGACGAGGTCAACGCGGCGCTGACCGGGGTGCTCCGGCAGGTGCTGGAGCGGCCCGGCCTGGGCGGCGCCCGCACCGGGACCGGGGACGCACCGGCTGCCGGGGTGGGAACGGCCGGATAA
- a CDS encoding 5'/3'-nucleotidase SurE, with product MNRGANAGRAVLHSGTVGAAFTAAANGCRAMAVSLDVLSAGEATAASGGAAVAAAVRVRDAERHWSTAARVALDLLPRLLAGPVESVLNVNAPDLPHGRLRGVRQGSLATFGQVQMTVAESGHGFVRTSLQEPGQAAQPGTGLALLADGYASVTAVRAVTEVSDVDLANLGATDD from the coding sequence ATCAACCGGGGCGCGAACGCCGGCCGCGCGGTGCTGCACTCGGGCACGGTGGGCGCCGCGTTCACCGCCGCCGCGAACGGTTGCCGGGCGATGGCGGTCTCCCTCGACGTGCTCTCCGCCGGGGAGGCCACGGCCGCCAGCGGGGGCGCCGCGGTGGCGGCAGCCGTCCGGGTGCGCGACGCCGAACGCCACTGGTCCACGGCGGCCCGGGTCGCCCTCGACCTGCTGCCCCGGCTGCTGGCCGGGCCGGTGGAGAGCGTGCTCAACGTCAACGCGCCGGACCTGCCGCACGGGCGGCTGCGCGGGGTGCGCCAGGGCTCGCTGGCCACCTTCGGTCAGGTGCAGATGACGGTCGCCGAGTCGGGGCACGGCTTCGTACGCACCTCACTGCAGGAGCCCGGACAGGCCGCCCAGCCCGGCACCGGCCTCGCCCTGCTGGCCGACGGGTACGCCTCGGTCACCGCCGTCCGGGCGGTCACCGAGGTCTCCGACGTGGATCTCGCCAACCTCGGCGCAACGGATGACTGA
- a CDS encoding DUF3145 domain-containing protein produces the protein MPTRGVVYVHSTPLAVCSHVEWAIARVLAAPVDLQWTAQPVDPGARRAECGWTGSPGTGAELAAALRQWPMIRFEVTEEPSPGTDGERFMYVPGRDLFRATVGAAGDIQLGEDRLRSIMAAARAPEALAHALDKALGTAWDAELEPYRYAGDGAPVTLLTRVG, from the coding sequence GTGCCAACGCGTGGCGTCGTATACGTCCACTCGACCCCGCTCGCCGTGTGCTCGCACGTCGAGTGGGCGATCGCGCGCGTCCTCGCCGCGCCGGTCGACCTGCAGTGGACGGCCCAGCCCGTGGATCCCGGCGCCCGGCGCGCCGAGTGCGGGTGGACCGGTAGCCCGGGGACGGGCGCCGAACTGGCTGCTGCCCTCCGGCAGTGGCCCATGATCCGTTTCGAGGTGACCGAGGAGCCCAGCCCCGGCACGGACGGCGAGCGGTTCATGTACGTCCCGGGGCGGGACCTCTTCCGGGCCACCGTCGGCGCGGCCGGCGACATCCAGCTCGGCGAGGACCGGCTGCGCAGCATCATGGCCGCCGCCCGCGCCCCGGAGGCGCTCGCGCACGCCCTCGACAAGGCGCTCGGTACCGCCTGGGACGCCGAGCTCGAGCCCTACCGGTACGCGGGCGACGGAGCGCCGGTGACCCTGCTCACCCGGGTCGGCTGA
- a CDS encoding glycoside hydrolase family 3 protein translates to MGRVSIAPRRAGVALAALTALLVSGCAGGSRRPRSTPPPSPSAAAPAPTPTAGDPAARAAALVRALADEDLVGQVLMPYAYGSSATRVSPGSAAGNRTLAGVDTPAEMVAKFRLGGVILVGFSADDPTSGNQATTNVDNPRQVRDLTTGLRAAAGKLPAGPAPFLIGTDQEYGVVTRITDGVTLLPSPLAAGAAGNPALTEAAWRVAGAELAAMGINLDFAPVADVLATRSTVIGSRSFGADPKNASAQVAGAVKGLQAAGVAASVKHFPGHGLTGADSHKDLPVVAQPRPVLDRTAFPPFTAGIDAGAMAVMSAHLDVKAVDPGTPATFSRKLLTDVLRGQLGFQGVVITDGMNMPPAKRWSPGEAAVRALNAGNDLILMTPNVSQAYHGLLAALREGSLPRARLVEAVTRVLTMKFKLADRPAPEMSTLNSPAHRKAANDLAAAAVTVLRGRCGGPVTGPVTVTSSGGRDRTRAALAGALTAAGVKVVPSGGTLVHLVGYGDDAGDLRADAAVTVAMDTPYVLAGAKSPTLLATYSSSRASMTALAGVLAGKARPGGRSPVPVSGLPATTCAA, encoded by the coding sequence ATGGGCCGCGTGTCGATTGCCCCGCGACGTGCCGGCGTCGCGCTCGCCGCACTGACCGCGCTGCTCGTCTCCGGCTGCGCGGGAGGGTCGAGACGACCGCGTTCCACCCCACCGCCGAGCCCCTCCGCCGCGGCCCCCGCGCCGACCCCGACCGCCGGCGACCCGGCGGCCCGCGCCGCGGCCCTGGTGCGCGCGCTCGCCGACGAGGACCTGGTCGGCCAGGTGCTGATGCCGTACGCCTACGGCAGCTCGGCCACCCGGGTGTCGCCCGGGTCGGCCGCCGGCAACCGAACCCTCGCCGGGGTCGACACCCCGGCCGAGATGGTGGCGAAGTTCCGGCTCGGCGGGGTGATCCTGGTCGGCTTCAGCGCCGACGACCCCACCTCCGGCAACCAGGCCACCACCAACGTCGACAACCCCCGGCAGGTCCGGGATCTGACCACCGGGCTGCGCGCGGCCGCGGGGAAGCTCCCCGCCGGCCCGGCCCCCTTCCTGATCGGCACCGACCAGGAGTACGGCGTGGTCACCCGGATCACCGACGGGGTGACCCTGCTGCCCAGCCCGCTGGCGGCCGGCGCGGCCGGGAACCCGGCGCTGACCGAGGCCGCCTGGCGGGTCGCCGGCGCGGAACTCGCCGCGATGGGCATCAACCTCGACTTCGCCCCGGTCGCCGATGTGCTCGCCACCCGCAGCACCGTGATCGGCTCCCGCTCCTTCGGCGCCGACCCGAAGAACGCGTCCGCACAGGTGGCCGGCGCGGTGAAGGGCCTGCAGGCCGCCGGGGTGGCGGCCAGCGTCAAGCACTTCCCCGGGCACGGGCTGACCGGTGCCGACTCGCACAAGGACCTGCCGGTGGTCGCCCAGCCCCGGCCGGTGCTGGACCGCACCGCGTTCCCGCCGTTCACCGCGGGGATCGACGCCGGCGCGATGGCGGTGATGTCCGCCCACCTGGACGTGAAGGCGGTCGACCCGGGCACCCCGGCCACCTTCTCCCGCAAGCTCCTCACCGACGTGCTCCGCGGCCAGCTCGGCTTCCAGGGCGTCGTGATCACCGACGGGATGAACATGCCGCCGGCCAAGCGCTGGTCGCCCGGCGAGGCGGCGGTCCGGGCGCTCAACGCCGGCAACGACCTCATCCTGATGACCCCGAACGTCAGCCAGGCGTACCACGGACTGCTCGCCGCCCTCCGGGAGGGCTCGTTGCCGCGGGCCCGGCTGGTGGAGGCGGTCACCCGGGTGCTCACCATGAAGTTCAAGCTGGCCGACCGGCCGGCCCCGGAGATGTCCACCCTGAACAGCCCGGCCCACCGCAAGGCGGCGAACGACCTGGCGGCCGCCGCGGTCACCGTGCTGCGCGGCCGCTGCGGGGGCCCGGTGACCGGCCCGGTCACCGTCACCTCCTCCGGAGGGCGGGACCGGACCCGGGCGGCGCTGGCCGGGGCGCTCACCGCGGCCGGGGTGAAGGTCGTGCCGAGCGGTGGCACGTTGGTGCACCTGGTCGGGTACGGCGACGACGCCGGCGACCTGCGCGCCGACGCCGCGGTGACGGTGGCCATGGACACCCCGTACGTGCTGGCGGGGGCGAAGTCGCCGACGCTGCTGGCGACCTATTCGTCCAGCCGCGCGTCGATGACCGCGCTGGCCGGGGTGCTCGCCGGCAAGGCCCGACCGGGCGGCCGGTCCCCCGTCCCGGTGTCCGGGCTGCCCGCCACCACCTGCGCCGCCTGA
- a CDS encoding SRPBCC family protein — MDEVLSRDTFSYTVQARCSRADALALLGDLTRQGELHPLVVAVRRVPPRPGALASYAITDRLAVGPLRFPVTYQADVLIATEDEVVTVARQWPATTVRNHTRFKDEPAGVVRIDVEITLSAPAPLFGYAFRQARAAHLGLATRLGAALERGPDAAS, encoded by the coding sequence GTGGACGAGGTGCTAAGCCGGGACACGTTCAGCTACACCGTCCAGGCGCGCTGCTCCCGGGCGGACGCGTTGGCGCTCCTCGGCGATCTGACCCGCCAGGGCGAGCTGCACCCGCTGGTCGTCGCGGTCCGCCGGGTGCCGCCCCGGCCCGGCGCGCTGGCCAGCTACGCGATCACCGACCGGCTGGCGGTCGGGCCGCTGCGCTTCCCGGTCACCTACCAGGCCGACGTGCTGATCGCGACCGAGGACGAGGTGGTGACCGTGGCCCGGCAGTGGCCCGCCACCACCGTGCGCAACCACACCCGGTTCAAGGACGAGCCGGCCGGCGTGGTCCGGATCGACGTCGAGATCACCCTCTCCGCACCGGCGCCCCTGTTCGGGTACGCCTTCCGGCAGGCCCGGGCCGCCCATCTGGGGCTCGCCACCCGGCTCGGCGCGGCCCTCGAGCGCGGCCCGGACGCCGCGAGCTGA
- a CDS encoding class I SAM-dependent methyltransferase — translation MEATEIRKLAALEDTHWWYRERRALLARALRRLAAAGTRPERALDIGAAGGGNTRVLRAHGWRPLALEYSPEGAGVARERGLEVIRADARHLPVGSASLGLVVAFDILEHFDEDHLAAAEIRRTLRPGGTALIAVPCDMRLWSAHDVAVGHVRRYDRASLRAVVEKAGLVVDELWSWNVVLRPVAAWRRRKSTGSDLDDLHPVVNLGLRTIITAERYLPVRSLPGVSLMLRAHRPAGAGQRRR, via the coding sequence GTGGAAGCGACCGAGATCCGCAAGCTCGCCGCGCTCGAGGACACCCACTGGTGGTACCGGGAGCGGCGAGCCCTGCTGGCCCGGGCGCTGCGCCGGCTGGCGGCCGCGGGGACGCGCCCCGAGCGGGCGCTGGACATCGGCGCGGCCGGCGGCGGCAACACCCGCGTGCTGCGGGCGCACGGCTGGCGGCCGTTGGCCCTGGAGTACAGCCCGGAGGGTGCCGGGGTGGCCCGGGAGCGCGGCCTCGAGGTGATCCGGGCCGACGCCCGGCACCTGCCGGTCGGATCGGCCAGCCTGGGCCTGGTGGTCGCCTTCGACATCCTGGAGCATTTCGACGAGGACCACCTCGCCGCCGCCGAGATCCGGCGCACGCTGCGTCCTGGCGGAACGGCGTTGATCGCGGTGCCGTGCGACATGCGGCTCTGGTCCGCGCACGACGTGGCGGTCGGGCACGTCCGCCGCTACGACCGCGCCTCGCTGCGGGCGGTGGTGGAAAAGGCCGGGCTGGTCGTCGACGAGCTGTGGAGCTGGAACGTGGTGCTCCGCCCGGTCGCGGCCTGGCGGCGGCGGAAGTCGACCGGCAGCGACCTGGACGACCTGCACCCGGTGGTCAACCTGGGACTGCGGACGATCATCACCGCCGAGCGGTACCTGCCGGTGCGGTCGCTGCCCGGCGTGTCGCTGATGCTGCGCGCCCACCGCCCCGCGGGAGCGGGTCAGCGGAGGCGGTAG
- a CDS encoding HelD family protein: MTDQTTLDREIAVEQRHLDRVYARLAELRRSAADAEREGYRLARVGNFGALVERDAMVFHAAQRRHVLEAEHEGLVFGRLDLSAGQVLHVGRLGVRGENAETLVVDWRAPAAAAFYQATPAEPLGVVRRRTIQSSAEKVTRIEDDLLDPAAAPPDMAVVGDGALLATLSRATGRGMRDIVATIQREQDQAIRSPGSGVTIVSGGPGTGKTAVALHRAAYLLYSDRNRYAGGGILVVGPSTVFVQYIASVLPSLGEENATLHSLGSLFPGMSATRTDPPEVAAVKGSLRMRRVLERAVRDAVPDSPEELRLLYRGELLRLERRELDGIRDRALPRGARRNEVRRAAFDAVLSALYAQARQLRVGRLPEQRAFEDEIIERPEFREFLKAWWPRLHPRHVLGWLTRPDRLRRYAGGILAGSEIRLLSAAYRSLDTEGLTIADIALLDELDALLGKPVQRAKPRRDPFQLAGGVRELSTFADRQRAARAAARERPADYREYAHVVVDEAQDVSPMQWRMIGRRGRLASWTVVGDPAQTAWTGDAEELTRARDQALGRRRRHQFTLTTNYRNSAEIFAVAAAEIRRLYPELPLPTAVRSTGVAPVERTVPAAELPAATVEAAGTLLGEVEGTVGVITPVPRRDEVAGWLGELGGSRLQVVTSLQAKGMEYDGVVLVAPSEIRADPGSGVRTLYVALSRATQRLTTIDPVT; this comes from the coding sequence TTGACCGACCAGACCACCCTGGACCGCGAGATCGCCGTCGAACAGCGGCATCTCGACCGGGTGTACGCCCGCCTGGCCGAACTGCGTCGGTCGGCCGCCGACGCCGAGCGGGAGGGCTACCGGCTGGCCCGGGTCGGCAACTTCGGGGCGCTGGTCGAACGGGACGCGATGGTCTTCCACGCGGCGCAGCGCCGGCACGTGCTGGAGGCCGAGCACGAGGGGCTGGTCTTCGGCCGGCTCGACCTGAGTGCGGGTCAGGTGCTGCACGTGGGACGGCTCGGGGTGCGCGGCGAGAACGCCGAGACGTTGGTGGTGGACTGGCGGGCACCGGCCGCCGCCGCCTTCTACCAGGCGACGCCGGCCGAGCCGTTGGGCGTGGTGCGGCGACGCACCATCCAGTCCTCCGCCGAGAAGGTGACCCGGATCGAGGACGACCTGCTCGATCCCGCCGCAGCGCCGCCGGACATGGCGGTGGTCGGCGACGGGGCGCTGCTGGCCACCCTGTCCCGCGCCACCGGCCGGGGCATGCGCGACATCGTTGCCACCATCCAGCGCGAGCAGGACCAGGCGATCCGCTCCCCCGGCTCCGGAGTCACGATCGTCTCCGGCGGCCCGGGCACCGGCAAGACCGCGGTGGCCCTGCACCGGGCCGCGTACCTGCTCTACTCCGACCGCAACCGGTACGCCGGCGGCGGGATCCTGGTGGTCGGCCCGTCCACCGTCTTCGTCCAGTACATCGCCTCGGTGCTCCCCTCGCTCGGTGAGGAGAACGCCACCCTGCACTCGCTCGGCTCGCTCTTCCCCGGCATGTCCGCCACCCGGACCGACCCGCCCGAGGTGGCGGCGGTGAAGGGGTCGCTGCGGATGCGCCGGGTGCTGGAGCGCGCGGTCCGGGACGCGGTGCCGGACTCGCCGGAGGAGCTGCGCCTGCTCTACCGCGGCGAGCTGCTCCGGCTGGAGCGCCGGGAGCTCGACGGCATCCGGGACCGGGCACTGCCGAGGGGCGCGCGCCGCAATGAGGTGCGCCGCGCCGCCTTCGACGCCGTCCTCTCGGCGCTGTACGCACAGGCCCGCCAGCTGCGCGTCGGCCGGCTGCCGGAGCAGCGCGCCTTCGAGGACGAGATCATCGAGCGGCCCGAGTTCCGGGAGTTTCTCAAGGCGTGGTGGCCCCGGCTGCACCCTCGGCACGTGCTCGGCTGGCTGACCCGCCCCGACCGGCTACGCCGGTACGCGGGCGGCATCCTCGCCGGCAGCGAGATCCGGCTGCTCTCCGCCGCGTACCGGAGCCTGGACACCGAGGGGCTGACCATCGCCGACATCGCGCTGCTGGACGAGTTGGACGCGCTGCTGGGCAAGCCGGTGCAGCGGGCGAAGCCCAGGCGCGACCCGTTCCAGCTCGCCGGTGGCGTTCGCGAGCTGAGCACCTTCGCCGACCGGCAGCGCGCGGCCCGGGCCGCGGCGCGGGAGCGGCCGGCGGACTACCGCGAGTACGCGCACGTGGTGGTCGACGAGGCGCAGGACGTGTCGCCGATGCAGTGGCGGATGATCGGCCGGCGGGGCCGGCTGGCGTCCTGGACGGTGGTGGGGGATCCGGCGCAGACCGCCTGGACCGGCGACGCGGAGGAGCTGACCCGGGCCCGGGACCAGGCCCTCGGCCGGCGCCGCCGGCACCAGTTCACGCTGACCACCAACTACCGCAACTCGGCGGAGATCTTCGCGGTCGCGGCGGCGGAGATCCGCCGGCTCTACCCCGAGCTGCCGCTGCCCACCGCGGTCCGCTCCACCGGTGTGGCACCCGTCGAGCGGACCGTGCCGGCGGCCGAGCTGCCCGCGGCCACGGTCGAGGCGGCGGGCACCCTGCTCGGCGAGGTCGAGGGGACGGTCGGCGTGATCACGCCGGTGCCGCGTCGGGACGAGGTGGCCGGCTGGCTGGGCGAACTGGGCGGCTCCCGGCTCCAGGTGGTGACGAGCCTGCAGGCCAAGGGCATGGAGTACGACGGCGTCGTGCTGGTCGCGCCGAGCGAGATCCGGGCCGATCCGGGGTCCGGGGTGCGGACCCTCTACGTGGCCCTCTCCCGCGCCACCCAGCGCCTCACCACGATCGACCCGGTCACCTGA
- a CDS encoding cation diffusion facilitator family transporter, with the protein MGAGHGHHGSVTNAAQRHRGRLWGAFGLLTALMLVEAATAFATGSLALLSDAGHMFTDVLGIGMALAAITATRRADTDPQRTFGLYRLEVLAALANAVLLGGVAVYVLIEAVRRFGQPPEVLAGPMLAVALLGLLANLAAFALLRGGAQVSINLRGAYLEVLGDLLGSLGVIAAALIIALTDWWWVDPLVAVAIGLFILPRTWRLGRAAVRILVQAAPEHLQVTAVHDRLAAVPGVAEVHDLHVWTLTSGMEVASAHLTIAPGADLGEVLAAARTALHEDFQIDHATLQIEPGASPGSCSAVEW; encoded by the coding sequence GTGGGCGCAGGTCATGGGCACCACGGCTCGGTCACCAACGCCGCACAGCGCCACCGTGGCCGGCTCTGGGGCGCCTTCGGGCTGCTCACCGCCCTGATGCTGGTCGAGGCAGCGACCGCGTTCGCGACCGGCTCGCTGGCCCTGCTCTCCGACGCCGGGCACATGTTCACCGACGTGCTGGGCATCGGCATGGCGCTCGCCGCGATCACCGCGACCCGGCGCGCCGACACCGACCCCCAGCGCACCTTCGGGCTCTACCGACTGGAGGTGCTGGCCGCGCTGGCCAACGCGGTGCTGCTCGGCGGCGTCGCGGTCTACGTGCTGATCGAGGCGGTACGCCGGTTCGGTCAGCCACCGGAGGTGCTGGCCGGGCCGATGCTCGCGGTGGCGCTGCTCGGCCTGCTGGCCAACCTCGCCGCCTTCGCCCTGCTGCGCGGCGGCGCGCAGGTGAGCATCAACCTGCGCGGGGCCTACCTGGAGGTGCTGGGCGACCTGCTCGGCTCGCTCGGGGTGATCGCCGCGGCGCTGATCATCGCGCTCACCGACTGGTGGTGGGTCGACCCGCTGGTGGCCGTTGCGATCGGGCTGTTCATCCTGCCCCGCACCTGGCGGCTGGGGCGGGCCGCCGTCCGCATCCTGGTGCAGGCCGCCCCGGAGCACCTCCAGGTGACCGCGGTGCACGACCGGCTGGCCGCGGTGCCCGGCGTCGCCGAGGTGCACGACCTGCACGTCTGGACGCTGACCTCCGGGATGGAGGTGGCCTCGGCCCACCTCACCATCGCTCCCGGGGCGGATCTGGGCGAGGTGCTGGCCGCCGCGCGGACGGCCCTGCACGAGGACTTCCAGATCGATCACGCCACGTTGCAGATCGAGCCCGGAGCGTCGCCCGGGTCCTGTAGCGCCGTCGAGTGGTAA
- a CDS encoding carbonic anhydrase, translating into MSSPRRMSAGRTPRTALAELLAGNRRFVSGQPVHGHDVTAAAAVASGDQEPYAVLLGCIDSRVPLEAIFDQTFGSICVIRTGAHVLDRAVCGSIEYVVGQLGVPLVMVLGHERCGAVASAVDTLRTGERPGGSLAYVVDQIAPAVSEVGADDPRAHPMAVRRHVLRTVATLRADDLLAGPVASGEVAVVGAVYDLATGEVTLLAEEETANRPPG; encoded by the coding sequence ATGTCCTCGCCTCGGCGGATGTCGGCCGGCCGCACGCCCCGTACGGCCCTCGCCGAGCTGCTCGCCGGAAACCGCCGCTTCGTCAGCGGTCAGCCCGTGCACGGCCACGACGTGACCGCCGCGGCGGCCGTCGCCTCCGGCGACCAGGAGCCGTACGCCGTGCTGCTCGGCTGTATCGACTCGCGGGTCCCGCTGGAGGCGATCTTCGACCAGACCTTCGGGTCGATCTGCGTGATCCGCACCGGCGCGCACGTGCTGGACCGGGCGGTCTGCGGCTCGATCGAGTACGTGGTCGGCCAGCTCGGGGTGCCGCTGGTGATGGTGCTCGGGCACGAGCGCTGCGGGGCGGTCGCCTCGGCCGTGGACACCCTGCGCACCGGGGAGCGGCCGGGCGGCTCGTTGGCGTACGTGGTGGACCAGATCGCCCCGGCGGTCTCCGAGGTGGGCGCGGACGATCCCCGGGCCCATCCGATGGCGGTACGCCGGCACGTGCTGCGCACGGTGGCCACGCTGCGCGCCGACGATCTGCTCGCCGGGCCGGTCGCCAGCGGGGAGGTGGCCGTGGTCGGTGCCGTGTACGACCTGGCCACCGGCGAGGTCACCCTGCTGGCAGAGGAGGAGACAGCGAACCGCCCGCCGGGATGA
- a CDS encoding coiled-coil domain-containing protein has protein sequence MPSVAPVRRTAARLAALLVAALALGVAAAPVGTAVAAPPTGLLAPAPGGDDEGGTPELRAQLEAASKGWLEAKAALARSVSRQQQLTGQLKTIEAELNVRAAKVGEIAGVAYRTGRLSAASALLNSATPEGFMDRAAALDQVAANEDRALRDLVETRDQATRTRTALNVEIQQQRKQVAVMAKRKQQAERALQVANNRAAGGATRGTSTANADPAPRNADGSWPPESCSVNDPTPADGCITPRMLHALQEAKAAGFTRYVSCYRPSGSGEHPKGRACDFAAQQDGFGGVASGGDRTYGDNLAAYFVRNADPLAVLYVIWFKQIWLPSSGWKAYSGGNGDPSSDHTNHVHVSVY, from the coding sequence ATGCCATCAGTGGCACCCGTACGACGGACGGCCGCCCGATTGGCGGCCCTGCTCGTCGCGGCGCTCGCCCTCGGCGTCGCAGCCGCGCCGGTCGGCACCGCCGTGGCGGCTCCCCCGACCGGCCTGCTCGCCCCCGCTCCCGGTGGCGACGACGAGGGCGGCACCCCGGAGCTGCGGGCCCAGCTCGAGGCGGCCAGCAAGGGCTGGCTGGAGGCGAAGGCGGCGTTGGCCCGCTCGGTCAGCCGGCAGCAGCAGCTCACCGGCCAGCTCAAGACGATCGAGGCCGAGCTGAACGTCCGGGCCGCCAAGGTCGGTGAGATCGCCGGGGTCGCGTACCGGACCGGGCGGCTCAGCGCGGCGTCGGCCCTGCTCAACAGCGCCACGCCGGAAGGCTTCATGGACCGCGCGGCCGCGCTGGACCAGGTCGCCGCCAACGAGGACCGAGCGCTGCGCGACCTGGTCGAGACCCGGGACCAGGCCACCCGGACCCGGACCGCGCTGAACGTCGAGATCCAGCAACAGCGCAAGCAGGTCGCCGTGATGGCCAAGCGCAAGCAGCAGGCCGAACGCGCGCTGCAGGTGGCCAACAACCGGGCCGCCGGCGGCGCCACCCGGGGTACGTCCACCGCCAACGCCGATCCGGCCCCGCGCAACGCCGACGGCTCCTGGCCGCCGGAGTCGTGCAGCGTGAACGACCCGACCCCGGCGGACGGCTGCATCACCCCGCGCATGCTGCACGCGCTGCAGGAGGCCAAGGCGGCGGGCTTCACCCGGTACGTCTCCTGCTACCGACCGAGCGGGTCGGGCGAGCACCCGAAGGGCAGGGCCTGCGACTTCGCGGCGCAGCAGGACGGCTTCGGCGGAGTGGCCTCCGGCGGCGACCGGACCTACGGTGACAACCTGGCGGCGTACTTCGTCCGCAACGCCGACCCGCTGGCCGTGCTCTACGTGATCTGGTTCAAGCAGATCTGGCTGCCGAGCAGCGGGTGGAAGGCGTACAGCGGCGGCAACGGCGACCCGTCCAGCGACCACACCAACCACGTGCACGTCTCGGTCTACTGA
- a CDS encoding glycosyltransferase family 2 protein — protein MTRSQPALSVVVPMFNEESVLPLLAERLRGVLDGLGDAYEVVAVDDGSTDGTAAGLTALRAGWPELRVLRLRRNSGHQAALVAGLLRARGEYVVSIDADLQDPPEVIVAMLRRARAEELDIVYGVRADRSRDTAFKRWTAAGYYRLMRRLVGEQVPAQAGDFRLLSRAAVEAVRELPERSPVLRLVVPWLGFPSGEVAYERQERAAGRTKYPLSRMAGLAAESVTSFSAAPLRLATWLGLSGVVVCGVLVVVAVLAWFAGATVTGWPSLYVAILFLGAVQLLCLGLLGEYVARIYTAVQGRPAYFVASDSAAGPPAAGVPAADVVELADSLR, from the coding sequence GTGACGCGATCGCAGCCGGCACTCTCCGTGGTGGTGCCGATGTTCAACGAGGAGAGTGTCCTGCCGCTGCTGGCCGAGCGGCTGCGCGGCGTGCTCGACGGCCTCGGCGACGCGTACGAGGTGGTGGCGGTCGACGACGGCAGCACCGACGGCACCGCGGCGGGGCTGACCGCCCTGCGCGCGGGCTGGCCCGAACTGCGGGTGCTGCGGCTGCGCCGCAACAGCGGCCACCAGGCCGCCCTCGTCGCCGGGCTGCTCCGCGCCCGGGGCGAATACGTGGTCAGCATCGACGCCGACCTCCAGGACCCGCCCGAGGTCATCGTGGCGATGCTGCGCCGGGCCCGCGCCGAGGAGCTGGACATCGTCTACGGCGTCCGGGCCGACCGGAGCCGGGACACCGCGTTCAAGCGGTGGACCGCGGCCGGCTACTACCGGCTGATGCGCCGCCTGGTCGGCGAGCAGGTGCCCGCCCAGGCCGGCGACTTCCGGCTGCTCAGCCGGGCCGCGGTGGAGGCGGTGCGGGAGCTGCCGGAACGCAGCCCGGTGCTCCGGCTGGTGGTGCCCTGGCTCGGCTTCCCCAGCGGCGAGGTCGCCTACGAGCGGCAGGAACGCGCCGCCGGGCGGACGAAGTATCCGCTGTCCCGGATGGCCGGCCTGGCCGCCGAGAGCGTGACCAGTTTCTCGGCCGCGCCGCTGCGGCTGGCCACCTGGCTGGGGCTGTCCGGGGTGGTCGTCTGCGGGGTGCTGGTGGTGGTGGCGGTGCTCGCCTGGTTCGCCGGCGCCACGGTCACCGGCTGGCCCTCGCTCTACGTCGCGATCCTCTTCCTCGGCGCGGTACAGCTGCTCTGCCTCGGCCTGCTCGGCGAGTACGTCGCCCGGATCTACACTGCGGTGCAGGGCCGGCCCGCGTACTTCGTGGCCAGCGACAGCGCCGCCGGGCCGCCGGCCGCCGGCGTTCCCGCCGCGGACGTCGTCGAGCTGGCCGACAGCCTCCGGTGA